In Primulina huaijiensis isolate GDHJ02 chromosome 6, ASM1229523v2, whole genome shotgun sequence, a single window of DNA contains:
- the LOC140978613 gene encoding uncharacterized protein has product MGFYIALFFRYLKSQKIMGNNNLNFAPNILFFVPFYFFILLHTSVYAQDDVCKKVDCVRGTCVGNKSALLGFECICYSGWKQFTLSDFTLPPCVIPDCKLDFHCGSSTPAPPPPPPPLQSSFNILDPCNIAWCGDGTCQPDGISHSCRCFEGSTNLLNMTVLPCFKKCGIGADCSAVDLDPHSASAPPPPSNGSKTTSRCSGPFCVVNFGLISAIMLVSTFIGHTN; this is encoded by the exons ATGGGTTTTTACATAGCTCTGTTCTTCAGGTATCTTAAAAGCCAAAAGATTATGGGAAACAACAACCTGAACTTTGCTCCCAATATTCTTTTCTTCGTCCCTTTCTATTTCTTCATTCTCCTTCACACCTCCGTGTATGCCCAGG ATGATGTCTGTAAAAAAGTAGATTGCGTGAGAGGAACATGCGTTGGCAACAAAAGCGCATTGCTAGGATTCGAATGTATTTGTTACTCCGGCTGGAAGCAGTTTACATTAAGCGACTTCACCTTGCCACCTTGTGTCATCCCCGATT GCAAATTGGATTTTCATTGTGGTAGTAGCACTCCGGCACCACCACCCCCGCCGCCGCCGCTGCAGTCGTCATTCAATATTCTCGATC CCTGTAATATTGCGTGGTGTGGCGATGGAACTTGTCAACCAGATGGAATCAGCCATTCTTGCCGATGCTTCGAAGGGTCCACAAATTTATTGAACATGACAGTCCTAccttgtttcaagaaat GTGGCATAGGAGCAGATTGCAGTGCAGTTGATCTTGATCCGCATTCAGCGTCGGCTCCACCACCACCATCAAATG GATCAAAAACCACCTCCAGATGCTCGGGGCCATTTTGTGTCGTGAATTTCGGTTTGATATCCGCAATCATGTTGGTATCCACCTTCATCGGCCATACTAACTAA
- the LOC140978310 gene encoding plastidic ATP/ADP-transporter-like produces MQAVLQSKGLISLPSNPRIRAFLPLPSQGLRYRFNPTNPLLKPTTLPPSSLSANGSSKFQGYVTKPLLIGQKSRNFPRAEAAAASADGKALYGDKEPPKFMGVELATLKKIIPLGLMFFCILFNYTILRDTKDVLVVTAKGSSAEIIPFLKTWVNLPLAIGFMILYTKLANVLSKEALFYTVIFPFIAFFGAFGFVLYPLSQYFHPTALADKLLNTLGPRFLGPLAIMRIWSFCLFYVMAELWGSVVVSVLFWGLANQITTVDEAKRFYPLFGLGANVALIFSGRTVKYFSQMRQNLGPGVDGWAISLKGMMSIVVLMGLAICSLYLWVNHNVALPTRSQKKKEKPKMGTMESLKFLVSSRYIRDLATLVVAYGISINLVEVTWKSKLKAQFPTPNEYSSFMGDFSTATGITTFIMMLLSQWIFNKYGWGVAAKITPTVLLLSGVGFFSLILCGDPLAPALAKFGLTPLLAAVYVGAMQNIFSKSAKYSLFDPCKEMAYIPLDEDTKVKGKAAIDVVCNPLGKSGGALIQQFMILTFGSLANSTPYLGGILLVIVLAWLGAAKSLDGQFTTLRQEEELEKEMERAAVKIPVVSSSNEGSGGSLISSSSDTASASSEPSSPRNV; encoded by the exons ATGCAAGCTGTTTTACAATCAAAAGGGCTTATTTCTTTGCCTTCAAACCCCAGAATCAGAGCTTTTTTACCACTACCATCACAGGGTTTAAGGTATAGATTCAACCCCACAAACCCTTTACTTAAACCAACAACTCTTCCCCCTTCATCGTTATCGGCAAATGGATCTTCCAAATTCCAAGGATATGTGACCAAACCTCTGTTAATTGGTCAAAAGTCGAGAAATTTCCCCAGGGCTGAGGCTGCTGCAGCTTCAGCAGATGGGAAAGCTTTGTATGGAGATAAAGAACCACCCAAGTTTATGGGTGTCGAGCTTGCTACCCTCAAGAAAATTATTCCACTTGGCTTGATGTTTttctgtattttatttaattacacaATTCTCAGGGATACTAAAGATGTTTTGGTGGTGACAGCCAAAGGTTCTAGTGCCGAAATCATACCTTTCCTCAAAACATGGGTGAATTTGCCTCTGGCTATTGGGTTCATGATTCTGTACACTAAATTAGCTAATGTGTTGTCAAAAGAGGCTCTTTTTTATACTGTGATTTTCCCATTCATTGCCTTTTTTGGGGCATTCGGATTTGTGTTGTACCCTCTTAGTCAGTATTTCCATCCCACAGCTCTTGCTGATAAGCTTCTGAATACTTTGGGTCCAAGGTTTCTTGGGCCGCTTGCAATCATGAGGATATGGAGTTTCTGCTTGTTTTATGTTATGGCTGAGCTGTGGGGAAGTGTCGTTGTCTCGGTTCTGTTTTGGGGATTAGCTAATCAG ATTACCACTGTCGACGAGGCCAAGAGATTCTATCCTCTATTTGGACTAGGAGCAAATGTTGCCCTTATTTTTTCCGGCCGAACCGTGAAATATTTCTCACAAATGAGACAGAACCTCGGTCCCGGGGTTGATGGTTGGGCCATCTCTCTGAAGGGAATGATGAGTATCGTTGTACTTATGGGGCTCGCAATTTGTTCCCTTTATTTGTGGGTGAATCATAATGTTGCTCTTCCCACCCGTAGTCAGAAGAAGAAG GAGAAGCCAAAGATGGGAACAATGGAGAGCTTAAAGTTCTTGGTATCATCAAGATATATAAGAGATCTTGCGACTTTGGTCGTGGCATATGGTATTAGCATCAACCTTGTCGAGGTTACCTGGAAATCAAAGCTCAAAGCTCAG TTCCCAACACCAAATGAATATTCATCCTTTATGGGAGACTTCTCAACTGCTACTGGGATAACTACTTTTATAATGATGTTATTGAGCCAATGGATCTTTAACAAATACGGCTGGGGAGTAGCAGCAAAGATTACACCAACTGTCTTACTTTTATCGGGAGTTGGTTTTTTCTCATTGATTTTGTGTGGCGACCCTCTTGCTCCAGCTCTTGCCAAATTTGGGTTGACTCCACTTTTAGCTGCTGTGTACGTAGGAGCCATGCAAAACATTTTCAGCAAGAGCGCAAAGTACAGCTTGTTCGATCCTTGCAAGGAAATGGCTTACATTCCTCTAGATGAGGACACCAAG GTAAAAGGGAAGGCAGCAATCGACGTTGTGTGCAATCCTTTGGGAAAGTCTGGCGGGGCTTTGATTCAACAGTTTATGATTTTAACCTTCGGTTCACTAGCAAACTCAACTCCCTACCTTGGAGGCATACTTCTAGTAATCGTCCTTGCATGGTTGGGAGCAGCCAAATCTTTGGATGGTCAGTTCACGACACTCAGACAAGAAGAGGAGCTGGAAAAAGAGATGGAACGAGCTGCTGTTAAGATCCCTGTTGTGTCATCTTCAAATGAAGGCAGCGGCGGGTCTCTCATTAGCAGTTCAAGTGACACGGCCAGTGCATCATCAGAACCCTCGTCTCCTCGAAATGTGTGA
- the LOC140978313 gene encoding uncharacterized protein, translating into MASCGLGASGLKITNLELGCVRSKLGKLQPLHCLNSKSVGFDGLKLSKRSRNQVIRCSASGTDAIVNLEDNSETAKSSDEVSQLIPNSFEVESLLTVLCDTTSIAEFELKLRGFRLYVTRDLAGQSDPPHSPVSAPVTAHSVVETPNTNGSASSPSLALSKPVPSSYGVQTLLDKAADEGLVILQSPRVGYFRRSRTIKGKKAPPSCKEKDIVKEGQVLCYIDQLGGEIPVESDISGEVVKILKKDGDPVGYGDALIAVLPSFPGI; encoded by the exons ATGGCTTCAT GCGGTTTGGGTGCTTCCGGCCTTAAGATTACAAACTTGGAATTGGGGTGTGTTAGATCCAAATTGGGCAAATTGCAGCCTTTGCATTGTTTAAATTCAAAATCTGTTGGATTTGATGGTTTAAAACTTTCAAAAAGATCAAGGAATCAGGTAATCCGATGCTCGGCTTCTGGCACTGATG CTATTGTAAATTTGGAAGATAATTCTGAAACAGCTAAATCATCTGACGAAGTAAGCCAACTCATTCCCAATTCATTCGAG GTAGAGTCCCTTTTGACAGTGTTATGTGACACTACTTCCATCGCCGAGTTTGAACTTAAA cTCAGGGGATTTCGACTATATGTGACAAGAGACTTGGCTGGGCAAAGTGATCCCCCGCATTCTCCCGTTTCTGCACCAGTAACTGCGCACTCAGTTGTTGAGACACCTAATACGAATGGGTCGGCTTCATCACCATCTTTAGCCCTCTCCAAACCAGTACCCTCCTCGTATGGTGTTCAGACTTTACTGGATAAAGCTGCAGATGAAGGATTGGTGATACTTCAATCTCCGAGG GTTGGTTATTTTCGAAGATCGAGAACCATTAAAGGGAAGAAGGCTCCTCCATCTTGCAAAGAG AAAGATATAGTGAAGGAAGGGCAGGTGCTCTGCTATATTGACCAACTAGGTGGCGAGATCCCTGTCGAG TCTGACATATCTGGGGAGGTTGTTAAGATTCTTAAAAAAGATGGAG ATCCTGTTGGATACGGGGATGCACTTATTGCTGTGCTTCCTTCATTTCCTGGAATATAG
- the LOC140978307 gene encoding protein RESISTANCE TO PHYTOPHTHORA 1, chloroplastic isoform X1, which produces MQQLLSSSMLTPSTTASTSFLAQRCKIVGAPAHHHLIATVSLSNPHGFQVRASSNDLDAKSEEYIQESAGFTKLEVQDQETKESSKVSSGETSPGPELDKNLKRVVQKTAATFAPRASTATKNPAVPGSVLYTVFEVQGYASLLLGGALSFNLIFPSTEPDIWRLMGMWSIWMFTIPSLRARDCSKNEKEALNYLFLLIPLLNVAIPFFLKSFAVVWSADTVAFFAMYAWKLGWLSQKE; this is translated from the exons ATGCAGCAGCTTCTCAGCTCATCCATGCTCACGCCATCTACTACTGCTTCTACTTCTTTCTTAGCACAG AGATGCAAGATCGTGGGAGCACCGGCGCATCACCACCTTATCGCCACCGTCTCACTCTCCAACCCCCATG GATTTCAAGTTCGTGCGAGTTCAAATGATCTGGATGCAAAGTCAGAAGAATATATTCAAGAGTCGGCAGGATTTACCAAGCTTGAAGTGCAAGATCAAGAAACTAAAGAATCAAGCAAGGTTTCAAGTGGGGAAACATCTCCGGGTCCTGAACTggacaaaaatttgaaaagg GTAGTCCAAAAGACTGCTGCTACCTTTGCACCAAGAGCATCCACTGCCACTAAAAACCCGGCTGTACCTGGCTCTGTTTTGTACACCGTTTTTGAGGTTCAAGGTTATGCCTCTTTATTATTGGGTGGTGCGCTCTCTTTCAATCTCATATTTCCATCTACTGAGCCAGACATATGGAGACTTATGGGCATGTGGTCCATATGGATGTTCA CTATCCCTTCACTTCGTGCTCGCGACTGCTCCAAGAATGAGAAAGAAGCCCTCAACTATCTGTTCCTCCTCATTCCATTACTTAATGTTGCGATCCCATTTTTCTTGAAATCATTTGCAGTTGTTTGGTCTGCAGATACAGTTGCCTTTTTTGCCATGTATGCATGGAAG CTTGGATGGCTTTCACAGAAAGAATGA
- the LOC140978307 gene encoding protein RESISTANCE TO PHYTOPHTHORA 1, chloroplastic isoform X2, with translation MQQLLSSSMLTPSTTASTSFLAQRCKIVGAPAHHHLIATVSLSNPHGFQVRASSNDLDAKSEEYIQESAGFTKLEVQDQETKESSKVSSGETSPGPELDKNLKRAIQKTAATFAPRASTATKNPAVPGSVLYTVFEVQGYASLLLGGALSFNLIFPSTEPDIWRLMGMWSIWMFTIPSLRARDCSKNEKEALNYLFLLIPLLNVAIPFFLKSFAVVWSADTVAFFAMYAWKLGWLSQKE, from the exons ATGCAGCAGCTTCTCAGCTCATCCATGCTCACGCCATCTACTACTGCTTCTACTTCTTTCTTAGCACAG AGATGCAAGATCGTGGGAGCACCGGCGCATCACCACCTTATCGCCACCGTCTCACTCTCCAACCCCCATG GATTTCAAGTTCGTGCGAGTTCAAATGATCTGGATGCAAAGTCAGAAGAATATATTCAAGAGTCGGCAGGATTTACCAAGCTTGAAGTGCAAGATCAAGAAACTAAAGAATCAAGCAAGGTTTCAAGTGGGGAAACATCTCCGGGTCCTGAACTggacaaaaatttgaaaagggCTA TCCAAAAGACTGCTGCTACCTTTGCACCAAGAGCATCCACTGCCACTAAAAACCCGGCTGTACCTGGCTCTGTTTTGTACACCGTTTTTGAGGTTCAAGGTTATGCCTCTTTATTATTGGGTGGTGCGCTCTCTTTCAATCTCATATTTCCATCTACTGAGCCAGACATATGGAGACTTATGGGCATGTGGTCCATATGGATGTTCA CTATCCCTTCACTTCGTGCTCGCGACTGCTCCAAGAATGAGAAAGAAGCCCTCAACTATCTGTTCCTCCTCATTCCATTACTTAATGTTGCGATCCCATTTTTCTTGAAATCATTTGCAGTTGTTTGGTCTGCAGATACAGTTGCCTTTTTTGCCATGTATGCATGGAAG CTTGGATGGCTTTCACAGAAAGAATGA
- the LOC140978802 gene encoding uncharacterized protein, giving the protein MRKIQEHENKLNDISREDEMENSEDDRANSQAEKTVIQGAMKSDQFGALVHHLSMVRNKRCLMAYVYNRAEVITNLGWMVDGDLPEEIEKRLSNSEKEYFKKHLDTLQSYIAEIDLNLCVDMIPPKDPYIKVRVLDDIGKVLLGDQVAILARHSIMFLRRTDAEQYITQGQMEELTS; this is encoded by the exons AAAAATACAAGAACATGAGAACAAGTTGAACGATATAAGCAGAGAAGATGAGATGGAAAATTCAGAAGATGATAGGGCGAATTCACAAGCTGAAAAGACAGTAATCCAAGGAGCTATGAAATCTGATCAGTTTGGGGCACTGGTCCATCACCTTTCCATGGTCCGAAACAAACGCTGTCTCATGGCTTATGT ATATAATAGAGCAGAAGTCATAACAAATCTGGGATGGATGGTTGATGGAGACCTTCCTGAAGAAATTGAAAAGAGACTCAGCAACTCTGAGAAAGAGTACTTCAAGAAACACCTTGATACTTTACAATCATATATTGCAGAAATTGACCTTAATTTGTGTGtg GATATGATTCCTCCCAAAGATCCCTACATCAAGGTGAGAGTTCTTGATGATATAGGTAAAGTTCTGCTTGGCGATCAGGTAGCCATTTTAGCTCGCCATTCAATCATGTTCCTACGACGAACTGATGCTGAGCAGTACATCACTCAG GGGCAAATGGAAGAGCTCACAAGTTAA